The proteins below are encoded in one region of Brevundimonas fontaquae:
- the lpxD gene encoding UDP-3-O-(3-hydroxymyristoyl)glucosamine N-acyltransferase, with translation MPDPRFFETLSPLSVADLAARIGGEVERGGDRMVASVAPLSSADGGAIAFLGDRKFAAALATTQAGCVIVPAEAKDAAPSSAAVIISRTPQASWAKASLLLHRPMLLDAAITRDEAAEDDSVVVEPGAILGQGVRIGRGSRIGANSVIAPGVQIGRDCVIGANVSVAFALIGDRVKLYAGARIGEAGFGATGTAAGAMDIPQLGRVILQDGVTVGANSCIDRGAYDDTVIGENTKIDNLVMVGHNCVIGRNNLMAANTGISGSVTSGDNVIFGGKAGIGDHITIGEGARVAAGAGVLADVPAGETWSGYPARPIRQFLRETVWLAKQASSKKAPKES, from the coding sequence ATGCCCGATCCCCGCTTCTTCGAGACCTTGTCGCCGCTTAGCGTCGCCGATCTGGCGGCTAGGATTGGCGGAGAGGTGGAGCGGGGCGGGGATCGCATGGTCGCCTCCGTCGCGCCCCTGTCCTCTGCGGACGGGGGCGCGATCGCGTTTTTGGGTGACCGCAAGTTCGCCGCCGCGCTGGCGACGACACAGGCCGGCTGCGTCATCGTGCCGGCTGAGGCCAAGGACGCCGCGCCGTCGTCCGCCGCCGTCATCATCTCCCGCACGCCTCAGGCCTCATGGGCCAAGGCATCGCTTCTGCTGCATCGACCGATGCTGCTTGACGCGGCCATCACCCGCGACGAGGCGGCTGAGGACGACAGTGTCGTGGTCGAACCCGGCGCAATCCTGGGGCAGGGCGTCCGCATCGGTCGTGGGTCCCGCATCGGCGCCAACAGCGTCATCGCACCCGGCGTGCAGATCGGACGTGATTGCGTGATCGGCGCCAACGTCAGCGTGGCCTTCGCGCTGATCGGCGACCGGGTGAAGCTGTATGCTGGCGCCCGGATCGGCGAAGCTGGGTTCGGCGCCACGGGCACTGCCGCAGGCGCCATGGACATTCCTCAGCTTGGGCGAGTGATCCTGCAGGACGGCGTGACAGTTGGCGCAAACAGCTGCATCGACCGGGGCGCCTATGACGACACGGTCATTGGCGAGAACACCAAGATCGATAATCTGGTCATGGTGGGCCACAACTGCGTCATCGGGCGCAATAATCTGATGGCCGCCAACACCGGCATCTCGGGCTCGGTCACCAGCGGCGACAACGTCATCTTCGGTGGAAAGGCCGGTATCGGCGATCACATCACCATCGGCGAGGGTGCGCGCGTCGCGGCTGGCGCCGGCGTTCTGGCCGATGTTCCCGCTGGCGAGACCTGGTCGGGTTATCCGGCGCGTCCGATCCGACAGTTCTTGCGCGAGACGGTCTGGCTCGCCAAACAGGCCTCTTCGAAGAAGGCTCCAAAGGAATCGTAG
- a CDS encoding ComEC/Rec2 family competence protein produces MGEGSVSEALIRPDAAKPTPAARLRAWLHAEVAAQTLRWRLWAPVAFGAGGGIYFALRAEPVLWPLLLGAALSFGLWVVARRRGGSRRLTWLLLMLACVSGGLAAAKVRTQAVAAPIAPALSEPTVIEAWVVDVDSPGQRGARVVIAPVWIRGLTPEQTPVRLRATVRGEPPRPGEAIRLFAILNPPPAPASPGAYDFGRNAFFQGMGGVVLALGETRGAELAAPPWRLRLEMAVNGARFALAERIVARLGERTGGIAAAMTTSHETWISQEDMDVMRDSGLAHILSVSGLHMAIVGGFVFFAVRLGVAAWPWLAVRVHGKKVAALAGLTAVGVYLVVSGAPPPAERAAITASIAFLAILLDRQAVTMHGLAVAAFIVLAIQPEAIVTPGFQMSFAATAALVALVEAWPKRPREISAPWPILAVQRLGGWLTAAVAASVVAGLATGPFAMQHFNRTAMYGLLANLGTSPVADFILMPALALGAALEPLGLGGPFLAIAGWGVDLMLAIGAWTAGLPGAVRTVASAPNYVLPVAFLGVLFVCLWQGRLRRLGLPFAAAVLIWPREPTPDLWIGDGGTNAAFHRDRAAVVVRPGVREFAVDLWSRRRGLAMTDRSETGWVCDRFSCRPDTNEAGPVAIWWGRKSPSSDQMEALCRAAPVVSVRAVVSSIPSACQDRLVLDGVDFARGGAVELWQASSDEPNRWRAVWTADVRGDRPWTRQSDPDVSDTGA; encoded by the coding sequence ATGGGGGAGGGGTCCGTAAGCGAGGCCCTTATACGCCCCGATGCGGCAAAACCTACCCCCGCTGCGCGATTGCGCGCCTGGCTGCACGCCGAGGTCGCCGCACAGACCCTGAGATGGCGGCTATGGGCGCCGGTCGCATTCGGCGCGGGCGGAGGCATCTATTTCGCCCTGCGAGCCGAGCCGGTCTTGTGGCCACTGTTGCTGGGCGCCGCCTTGTCCTTTGGGCTGTGGGTCGTGGCGCGCCGGCGCGGCGGGTCGCGGCGCCTGACCTGGCTGCTGTTGATGCTGGCCTGCGTTTCAGGCGGGCTGGCGGCGGCCAAGGTGCGCACCCAAGCCGTCGCCGCGCCGATCGCGCCCGCCCTCAGCGAACCGACCGTGATCGAAGCCTGGGTTGTCGATGTCGACAGCCCGGGTCAGCGAGGCGCGCGGGTCGTGATTGCGCCGGTCTGGATCCGCGGACTGACGCCAGAGCAGACGCCGGTGCGTTTGCGAGCGACGGTGCGGGGCGAGCCGCCGCGGCCCGGCGAAGCGATCCGCCTGTTCGCCATTCTGAATCCGCCGCCTGCGCCGGCCAGCCCCGGCGCCTACGACTTCGGCCGCAACGCCTTCTTTCAGGGCATGGGCGGCGTGGTGTTAGCCTTGGGCGAAACGCGTGGGGCCGAGCTTGCCGCGCCGCCGTGGCGACTTCGACTTGAAATGGCGGTCAACGGCGCCCGCTTCGCATTGGCCGAGCGGATCGTGGCAAGGCTCGGCGAACGGACCGGCGGGATCGCCGCCGCCATGACCACCAGTCATGAGACCTGGATCAGTCAGGAGGACATGGATGTGATGCGCGATTCCGGCCTGGCGCACATCCTGTCGGTGTCAGGGCTGCATATGGCCATCGTCGGCGGGTTCGTCTTCTTCGCGGTGCGTCTGGGCGTGGCGGCCTGGCCCTGGTTGGCCGTGCGGGTTCACGGCAAGAAGGTCGCGGCCTTGGCGGGCCTCACGGCGGTCGGGGTCTATCTGGTGGTGTCGGGCGCGCCGCCGCCGGCCGAGCGGGCGGCGATCACCGCCTCCATCGCCTTTCTCGCCATCCTGCTGGATCGACAGGCGGTCACGATGCACGGCCTGGCTGTGGCGGCCTTTATCGTTTTGGCGATACAGCCTGAAGCCATCGTCACGCCGGGTTTCCAGATGTCGTTCGCGGCGACGGCGGCCTTGGTCGCCTTGGTCGAGGCCTGGCCGAAGCGCCCGCGCGAAATATCCGCGCCCTGGCCGATCCTGGCAGTCCAACGGCTGGGCGGTTGGTTGACGGCGGCTGTGGCGGCCAGTGTCGTCGCCGGATTGGCGACGGGACCGTTCGCCATGCAGCATTTCAACCGCACGGCCATGTATGGACTGCTCGCCAATCTCGGCACGTCGCCCGTGGCGGACTTCATCCTGATGCCCGCGCTGGCCTTGGGAGCAGCGCTGGAACCCTTGGGGCTGGGGGGACCGTTTCTGGCGATTGCGGGATGGGGCGTGGATCTGATGCTGGCCATCGGCGCCTGGACGGCGGGATTGCCCGGCGCGGTCAGAACGGTCGCCAGCGCGCCGAACTATGTCCTGCCCGTCGCCTTCCTGGGCGTGCTGTTCGTCTGTCTGTGGCAGGGACGCCTGCGCCGGTTGGGACTGCCCTTTGCAGCGGCCGTCCTGATCTGGCCGCGTGAACCGACGCCAGATCTGTGGATCGGCGATGGCGGAACAAACGCCGCCTTTCACCGTGACCGGGCGGCCGTCGTCGTACGGCCTGGCGTGCGTGAATTTGCGGTGGATCTCTGGTCGCGAAGACGGGGGCTGGCCATGACGGATCGCTCGGAGACAGGCTGGGTCTGCGACCGTTTCTCCTGTCGACCGGACACCAATGAGGCGGGTCCCGTGGCGATCTGGTGGGGGCGAAAGTCGCCGAGCTCCGATCAGATGGAGGCGTTATGCCGCGCAGCGCCCGTTGTCAGCGTACGCGCCGTCGTCTCGTCAATCCCAAGCGCCTGTCAGGATCGTCTTGTCCTGGACGGCGTGGACTTTGCGCGGGGCGGAGCCGTGGAGTTGTGGCAGGCCAGCTCTGACGAGCCGAATCGATGGCGCGCGGTGTGGACGGCCGACGTTCGCGGCGACCGCCCCTGGACGCGTCAGTCTGATCCGGACGTCAGTGATACCGGCGCATGA
- the gltX gene encoding glutamate--tRNA ligase codes for MTSPSSTVVTRFAPSPTGYLHIGGARTALFNWLYAKRHAGRFLIRVEDTDRERSTDEAVKAIFDGLSWLELFADDEPVFQFSRADRHREVVDQLLETGHAYRDFTSAEETGRLRDEAKAEKRTFESPWRDRQPTVDDLALPHVVRFRRPKATTVTVADEVQGDVNWSTDDLDDLVLLRSDGAPTYNLAVVVDDHDMGVTHVIRGDDHLNNAARQSLIYDALGWSRPTFAHIPLIHGPDGAKLSKRHGAQAVHEYAEMGYLPEAMRNYLARLGWAHGDDELFSDAQAIEWFDLAGIGKAPARLDFDKLAHVNSHWLRLADDERLAKLTLDAHLQKCHTLAEADEARLQRAMPFVKDRAKTILDLADQTAFVLKSRPLTLDDKAKALLSGETLDRLARLRERLSLFQSWDVFALEAELKAFAESGGVGFGKIGPPMRAALTAGSTSPDIARTLSALGRDESLGRLDDALQQTK; via the coding sequence ATGACCTCACCTTCCTCGACTGTCGTCACCCGCTTCGCCCCCTCGCCGACAGGCTATCTGCATATCGGCGGGGCGAGAACCGCTTTGTTCAACTGGCTGTACGCCAAGAGACACGCTGGACGTTTCCTGATTCGCGTCGAGGATACCGACCGCGAACGCTCGACCGATGAGGCGGTGAAGGCCATTTTCGACGGCCTGAGCTGGCTGGAGCTGTTCGCCGACGACGAGCCGGTGTTCCAATTCAGCCGGGCCGATCGTCACCGCGAGGTGGTCGATCAACTGCTCGAAACCGGCCACGCCTACCGCGACTTCACCTCGGCCGAGGAGACCGGTCGTCTGCGCGATGAGGCCAAGGCGGAAAAGCGCACTTTCGAATCGCCCTGGCGCGACCGTCAGCCGACCGTGGACGATCTGGCCTTGCCGCACGTCGTGCGCTTCCGCCGGCCAAAGGCGACGACCGTCACGGTAGCCGATGAGGTCCAGGGCGACGTGAACTGGTCGACCGACGACCTGGACGATCTGGTTCTGCTGCGTTCAGATGGCGCGCCGACCTATAATCTCGCCGTCGTCGTGGACGACCACGACATGGGGGTGACCCACGTCATTCGCGGCGACGACCATCTGAATAACGCCGCGCGCCAGAGCCTGATCTACGATGCGCTGGGCTGGTCGCGCCCGACCTTCGCTCACATCCCCCTGATCCACGGCCCGGATGGCGCCAAGCTGTCGAAGCGTCACGGCGCCCAGGCGGTGCATGAATACGCCGAGATGGGCTACTTGCCCGAGGCCATGCGCAACTATCTGGCTCGCCTCGGCTGGGCCCACGGCGACGACGAACTGTTCAGCGACGCCCAGGCCATCGAATGGTTCGATCTCGCCGGCATCGGCAAGGCGCCGGCGCGCCTGGACTTCGACAAGCTGGCGCACGTCAATTCGCACTGGCTGCGTCTCGCCGACGATGAACGGCTCGCCAAGCTGACGCTGGATGCGCATCTGCAAAAGTGTCACACCCTGGCAGAGGCGGACGAAGCCCGGCTTCAACGCGCCATGCCTTTCGTCAAGGATCGCGCCAAGACGATCCTCGATCTGGCCGACCAAACCGCCTTCGTTCTGAAATCTCGCCCGCTGACCCTGGACGATAAGGCGAAGGCGCTGCTGTCCGGTGAGACGCTGGATCGCCTCGCCCGTCTGCGCGAGCGGCTGTCCCTGTTCCAATCTTGGGATGTCTTCGCGCTGGAAGCCGAGCTCAAGGCCTTTGCGGAATCCGGGGGCGTCGGGTTCGGAAAAATCGGCCCGCCGATGCGCGCAGCGCTTACCGCAGGGTCAACATCACCTGATATTGCACGAACTTTGTCGGCTCTTGGGCGCGACGAAAGTCTCGGGCGCTTGGATGATGCGCTGCAACAGACTAAGTGA
- the lpxI gene encoding UDP-2,3-diacylglucosamine diphosphatase: MSAAEKLGLIAGGGDLPAAVAARCDALGRPLFVIRLAGFADEHLARWPGAEFGMAQIGAILKALKSERCTTVCLAGIVNRPDFKTLKPDFKGATLLPGIVAAASKGDDSLLRKILSVFEAEGFAVEGADDILGGDTLGAGALGAVSPTEQQLVDLKKALHVAEKSGELDIGQGAVVCDGLVLAVEAQEGTDAMLTRVANLPSDLRGTTDNPKGALGKAPKPIQDLRVDMPVIGPRTVEMASAAGLAGIGGVARRLILIDRAAIVETANRLGLFVWGEDR; the protein is encoded by the coding sequence ATGAGCGCGGCTGAAAAGCTGGGTCTGATCGCGGGCGGCGGTGATCTGCCGGCGGCCGTCGCGGCACGTTGCGATGCGCTCGGGCGGCCGCTTTTCGTGATCCGTCTGGCGGGGTTCGCGGACGAGCATCTGGCGCGCTGGCCCGGCGCCGAGTTCGGCATGGCGCAGATCGGTGCGATCCTGAAGGCGTTGAAGTCTGAGCGCTGCACGACCGTGTGTCTGGCGGGCATCGTCAATCGGCCGGATTTCAAGACGCTAAAGCCCGACTTCAAGGGGGCGACGCTGTTGCCGGGCATCGTCGCCGCCGCTTCCAAGGGCGATGATTCCCTCCTGCGTAAAATCCTGTCGGTGTTCGAGGCCGAAGGCTTCGCCGTCGAGGGCGCTGACGACATTCTGGGCGGCGACACGCTTGGCGCAGGCGCGCTGGGCGCCGTCTCGCCGACCGAGCAGCAGCTAGTTGATCTGAAGAAGGCGCTACATGTCGCAGAAAAGTCAGGCGAACTCGATATCGGTCAGGGCGCCGTGGTCTGTGACGGCCTGGTCCTTGCGGTTGAGGCGCAGGAAGGCACGGACGCGATGCTGACCCGCGTCGCCAACCTGCCGAGCGATCTGCGCGGGACCACCGACAACCCCAAGGGCGCGCTCGGCAAGGCGCCCAAGCCGATTCAGGATCTGCGCGTCGATATGCCCGTGATTGGGCCGCGCACCGTCGAAATGGCGTCGGCGGCGGGTCTGGCGGGCATCGGGGGCGTTGCGAGACGTTTGATCCTGATCGATCGCGCAGCCATCGTCGAGACGGCGAACCGTCTGGGCCTGTTCGTCTGGGGCGAGGATCGGTGA
- the fabZ gene encoding 3-hydroxyacyl-ACP dehydratase FabZ gives MSDTTAVEGEIDYAEVMRRLPHRYPFLLVDKAEDFVPATSIVGIKNVTHNEPFFPGHFPIDPVMPGVLIVEAMAQTGALLMSKTLDVAVADKVIMFMSIDGVRFRKPARPGDQLRMEVKVIRARGDAYKFRGETFIDGKLAAEAEFMAMVVTVPTPAPGPAA, from the coding sequence ATGAGCGACACGACTGCCGTCGAGGGCGAGATCGATTACGCCGAGGTGATGCGTCGGCTGCCGCACCGTTATCCCTTTCTGCTGGTGGACAAGGCCGAAGACTTCGTGCCCGCTACGTCGATCGTCGGCATCAAGAACGTCACCCACAACGAGCCCTTCTTCCCGGGGCACTTCCCGATCGACCCAGTCATGCCCGGCGTGCTGATCGTAGAGGCAATGGCTCAGACCGGCGCCCTGCTGATGTCCAAGACGCTGGACGTCGCCGTGGCCGACAAGGTCATCATGTTCATGTCGATCGACGGGGTTCGTTTCAGAAAGCCCGCGCGGCCTGGCGACCAGCTCCGTATGGAGGTCAAGGTGATCCGCGCGCGGGGCGACGCCTACAAGTTCCGGGGCGAGACCTTCATCGACGGCAAGCTGGCGGCCGAAGCCGAGTTCATGGCCATGGTCGTGACTGTGCCCACTCCCGCGCCTGGGCCGGCGGCTTGA
- the lpxA gene encoding acyl-ACP--UDP-N-acetylglucosamine O-acyltransferase, with translation MTVHHTALIDATATLGEGVEVGPWCTVGPNVVLGDNVRLISHVVVQQDTTVGAGTVIHPFAVIGGDPQHNGYKGETVRLEIGQNNLIREHCTFNRGTPQGTGVTIVGSNNLFMTGAHVGHDCVVGDNVVMANNATLGGHAQVGDKVFLGGLCAVHQNGRVGQGAIIGGLAAVTRDVIPYGSAWGNHARLRGLNLIGLKRKGYGKDQVRRLLAAYRDLFEGEGEFAGRIDGVAERYADLPEIMEIIAFICDGGRRPLCLPNAE, from the coding sequence ATGACCGTTCATCATACGGCTCTGATCGACGCGACGGCGACCCTGGGCGAAGGGGTCGAGGTCGGCCCCTGGTGCACGGTCGGGCCGAATGTTGTGTTAGGCGACAATGTGCGTCTGATCAGCCATGTCGTGGTTCAGCAGGACACGACAGTCGGGGCCGGGACGGTCATCCACCCCTTCGCCGTCATTGGCGGCGACCCGCAGCACAATGGTTACAAGGGCGAGACGGTTCGGTTGGAGATCGGCCAGAACAACCTGATCCGCGAGCACTGCACCTTCAATCGGGGCACCCCGCAGGGGACGGGCGTGACGATCGTGGGGTCGAACAACCTGTTCATGACCGGCGCCCATGTCGGTCACGACTGCGTCGTCGGCGACAATGTCGTCATGGCCAACAACGCGACCCTGGGCGGTCATGCTCAGGTCGGGGACAAGGTGTTCCTGGGCGGACTGTGCGCGGTGCACCAGAACGGCCGCGTGGGGCAGGGCGCGATCATCGGCGGTCTGGCGGCGGTGACGCGCGACGTAATTCCCTACGGCTCGGCCTGGGGCAATCATGCGCGGCTGCGTGGGCTGAATCTGATCGGGTTGAAGCGCAAGGGCTACGGCAAGGATCAGGTGCGGCGTCTGCTCGCGGCCTATCGTGATCTGTTCGAGGGCGAGGGCGAGTTCGCCGGTCGGATCGACGGCGTGGCGGAACGTTATGCCGATCTGCCCGAGATCATGGAAATCATCGCCTTCATCTGCGACGGCGGGCGGCGTCCGCTGTGCCTGCCGAACGCGGAATGA
- the gltA gene encoding citrate synthase — protein sequence MTEQAKPAGSATLSFEDKTIELPVLSGSTGPDVIDIRKLYAGTGAFTFDPGFTSTAACESALTYIDGDAGVLLHRGYPIDQLASKSNFLEVCHLLLHGELPTAAQFEKFENSITTHTMLHAQFDRFFEGFRRDAHPMSIMVGTVGALSAFYHDSLDIHDPVQRDISAIRLIAKMPTIAARAYKYHVGQPFISPRNDLSYAENFLRMCFAVPAEDYHVDPALVRAMDRIFTLHADHEQNASTSTVRLAGSSGANPFACIAAGIACLWGPSHGGANEEALNMLKEIGTPDKIPEFIQGVKDRKYKLMGFGHRVYKNYDPRAKVMQQSAYEVLAATGRENDPLFLVAKELEKVALSDEYFTSRKLFPNVDFYSGITLSAMGFPTTMFTVLFALARTVGWIAQWQEMMADPSQKIGRPRQLYTGPTQRDYVPIEQRG from the coding sequence ATGACTGAACAAGCCAAACCCGCCGGCTCGGCGACCCTGTCCTTCGAGGACAAGACGATCGAGTTGCCGGTCCTTTCGGGCTCCACCGGCCCGGACGTCATCGACATCCGCAAACTCTATGCGGGAACGGGCGCCTTCACCTTCGATCCCGGCTTCACCTCGACGGCGGCCTGTGAATCGGCTCTGACCTATATCGACGGCGACGCCGGCGTGCTGCTGCACCGTGGCTACCCGATCGACCAGCTGGCGTCGAAGTCGAACTTCCTGGAAGTCTGCCACCTGCTGCTGCACGGCGAACTGCCGACCGCCGCTCAGTTCGAGAAGTTCGAAAACAGCATCACCACGCATACGATGCTGCACGCCCAGTTCGACCGCTTCTTCGAGGGCTTCCGCCGTGACGCCCACCCGATGTCGATCATGGTCGGCACTGTCGGCGCCTTGTCGGCCTTCTATCACGACAGCCTGGACATCCATGATCCGGTGCAACGCGACATTTCGGCCATCCGCCTGATCGCCAAGATGCCGACGATCGCGGCCCGCGCTTACAAATACCACGTCGGCCAGCCCTTCATCTCGCCGCGCAACGACCTCTCGTACGCTGAAAACTTCCTGCGCATGTGCTTCGCCGTGCCGGCCGAGGACTATCACGTCGATCCAGCCCTGGTTCGCGCCATGGACCGCATTTTCACCCTGCACGCCGACCATGAACAGAACGCCTCGACCTCGACCGTGCGTCTGGCCGGTTCGTCGGGCGCCAATCCGTTCGCCTGTATCGCCGCCGGCATCGCCTGCCTGTGGGGCCCGTCGCACGGCGGCGCCAACGAAGAGGCGCTGAACATGCTCAAGGAAATCGGCACCCCGGACAAGATTCCTGAGTTCATTCAGGGCGTGAAGGATCGCAAGTACAAGCTGATGGGCTTCGGTCACCGCGTGTACAAGAACTACGATCCGCGCGCCAAGGTCATGCAGCAGTCGGCCTATGAAGTGCTGGCCGCCACCGGCCGCGAGAACGATCCGCTGTTCCTGGTCGCCAAGGAGCTGGAGAAGGTCGCCCTGTCGGACGAATACTTCACCTCGCGCAAGCTGTTCCCGAACGTCGACTTCTATTCGGGCATCACCCTGTCGGCGATGGGCTTCCCGACCACCATGTTCACCGTTCTGTTCGCTCTGGCCCGCACCGTGGGCTGGATCGCTCAGTGGCAGGAAATGATGGCCGATCCGTCGCAGAAGATCGGTCGTCCGCGTCAGCTCTACACGGGTCCGACCCAGCGCGATTACGTGCCGATCGAACAACGCGGCTGA
- the lpxB gene encoding lipid-A-disaccharide synthase, translated as MSRPLKIMLVAAEASGDALGAGLAKALKARLGDDVAFVGVGGPKMAAEGVVSPFDIAELSILGWIEGLRAYGKVKRRVEQTAALAEREKPDAVVLIDSWGFTIRVAKAIRAARPDLPLIKYVGPQVWASRPGRAKTLAGAVDHLLALYGFDAPWFEREGLPTTVVGSSALHMNVDAADGAAFRASRGIAADAQLLLVLPGSRPSEITRMAPVYEATVRKLKTTNPGLEVAVVAAGTVAHDVAARVAAWPFRVHLVDEAEKYDAMRAATVALATSGTVSTELALAGAPMVIAYKIDGLSYQLMKRFVTAKHITLFNVAADDRIAPEFIQHEATPAILTAAVGRLLADPALAAEQALRQTAALDLMGRGGPDPSELAADAVLKVIAEKSAS; from the coding sequence GTGAGCCGCCCGCTGAAGATCATGCTGGTGGCGGCTGAGGCTTCGGGCGATGCGCTGGGCGCCGGTCTGGCCAAGGCGTTGAAGGCGCGGTTGGGGGACGATGTGGCCTTTGTCGGCGTCGGCGGGCCCAAGATGGCGGCCGAGGGCGTGGTCAGCCCGTTTGATATCGCCGAACTGTCGATCCTGGGCTGGATCGAGGGTTTGCGCGCCTATGGCAAGGTCAAGCGGCGCGTCGAGCAGACGGCGGCGCTGGCCGAGCGGGAAAAGCCCGACGCCGTGGTTCTGATCGACAGTTGGGGCTTCACCATCCGTGTGGCCAAGGCGATCCGGGCCGCGCGGCCGGACCTGCCGCTGATCAAATACGTCGGGCCTCAGGTCTGGGCCTCGCGGCCGGGCCGGGCCAAAACCTTGGCGGGCGCAGTCGATCATCTTCTTGCCCTCTATGGCTTTGATGCGCCCTGGTTCGAGCGCGAGGGCCTGCCGACGACCGTGGTCGGTTCGTCAGCGCTTCATATGAACGTGGATGCCGCGGACGGTGCAGCGTTCCGCGCGAGTCGTGGGATCGCGGCCGATGCGCAGCTTCTCTTGGTGCTGCCCGGCAGCCGGCCCAGTGAGATCACCCGAATGGCCCCCGTCTATGAGGCGACGGTCAGAAAACTGAAGACCACTAACCCCGGCCTTGAAGTCGCCGTGGTCGCCGCAGGGACGGTCGCTCACGATGTTGCGGCCCGCGTCGCCGCTTGGCCCTTCCGCGTTCACCTGGTCGACGAAGCCGAAAAGTATGACGCCATGCGCGCCGCGACCGTCGCCCTGGCCACCAGCGGCACCGTGTCGACCGAACTGGCGCTGGCGGGCGCGCCGATGGTCATCGCCTACAAGATCGACGGGCTCAGCTATCAGCTGATGAAGCGGTTCGTGACCGCCAAACATATCACCCTGTTTAATGTCGCGGCTGACGACCGGATCGCACCCGAGTTCATCCAGCACGAGGCGACCCCGGCCATCCTGACGGCGGCGGTCGGGCGGCTGCTGGCCGACCCTGCGCTGGCGGCCGAGCAGGCGCTTCGCCAGACGGCGGCATTGGACTTGATGGGACGCGGAGGACCGGACCCGTCGGAGTTGGCTGCCGACGCGGTGCTGAAGGTCATCGCCGAAAAGTCGGCGAGCTGA
- a CDS encoding FUSC family protein: protein MARALSPRRAAEVRAAVQMAVGAMAALYLATWLNLPHPYWSVISAIVVIQASVGGGVLTVARDRAIGTATGALAGATFAFLRPPGLESMALSIAVSAGLLAFFATGRPWLKVAPVTATIVIAGGTGAEGPASLALDRVMEILVGSGVGVLAILALFPRHAGQSFKLQAREAAGEAAVLLALVAKAAPDDASEISRRHADLKRRLDALGQAAKNVIDLPGPQRETADRAALVRAFWRVRSDIVILGRGFQAEGAGARLNPWSQDAERAVEQLKALSEGRAAQPMGAIDQSLALSMAVEGDDVALGAAAIGVAHMHRDLDDLAARFADLKLV from the coding sequence ATGGCGCGGGCGCTCAGTCCGCGACGTGCGGCCGAGGTCCGCGCCGCGGTTCAGATGGCGGTGGGCGCGATGGCTGCGCTCTATCTCGCGACCTGGCTGAACCTGCCCCACCCATACTGGAGCGTGATTTCCGCCATCGTCGTCATTCAAGCGAGCGTCGGCGGCGGCGTCCTGACCGTTGCGCGCGACCGAGCCATCGGTACGGCGACCGGAGCGCTGGCGGGGGCGACTTTCGCCTTCCTTCGTCCGCCCGGCCTGGAAAGCATGGCGCTGAGCATCGCCGTCTCGGCGGGGCTGCTGGCCTTTTTTGCAACCGGGCGGCCTTGGCTGAAGGTCGCGCCCGTCACCGCCACCATCGTCATCGCCGGCGGGACCGGAGCAGAGGGGCCGGCGTCGCTGGCGCTGGATCGGGTGATGGAAATCCTGGTCGGCAGCGGCGTCGGCGTGCTGGCGATCCTGGCGCTGTTTCCGCGTCATGCCGGGCAGTCGTTCAAACTTCAAGCGCGCGAGGCGGCGGGCGAAGCGGCGGTGCTGTTGGCTTTGGTCGCAAAGGCCGCCCCGGACGATGCGTCCGAGATCTCGCGCCGTCATGCTGATCTGAAGCGGCGGCTGGATGCGCTGGGTCAGGCGGCCAAGAACGTCATCGATCTGCCCGGCCCGCAACGTGAGACGGCGGATCGGGCTGCGCTCGTGCGCGCCTTCTGGCGCGTGCGCAGCGACATCGTCATCCTGGGCCGCGGTTTCCAAGCCGAGGGTGCGGGCGCACGGCTGAATCCCTGGTCGCAGGACGCGGAGCGGGCGGTGGAGCAACTCAAGGCTCTGTCTGAGGGCAGGGCCGCCCAGCCCATGGGCGCGATCGACCAAAGCCTGGCTCTGTCAATGGCTGTCGAGGGCGACGATGTGGCTCTGGGCGCTGCCGCGATCGGCGTGGCGCATATGCACCGCGATCTGGATGACCTGGCTGCCCGGTTCGCGGATCTGAAGCTGGTCTGA